One part of the Dermacentor andersoni chromosome 2, qqDerAnde1_hic_scaffold, whole genome shotgun sequence genome encodes these proteins:
- the LOC126540781 gene encoding solute carrier family 22 member 13-like gives MTFLVTPIATTKELLISESFDCYDAFGHGTFQKRLMLICVLGAFLANSHALAFPLISRGVGYRCKQPLPYSNVSAAASEELAEQLGRCLVYEDPAEPNNSRTVACQEWQYDDEQARTTVVSAWNLVCQRKLLVAGMSVVQNAGSAMFVLVAGYVADRIGRAPVLVAAALVLMVSAPAGCFSSDYTTHAVLKFFSAGSSVLTLIFSAISLFEVTTHDNRPLHIAVCSTLGLLACDAWYFFMLQWSLRWEIELAVFILPATILLPAYLTVHESPRWLIARGQYERAEGVILAAADANHFPLPRAACLLDRLRADMNRSANRRATIVEALLSGFSIRRRALIMCGCFFSNTFALYVAVYTKEQLSMPWQPYSAFFFNFTGYAIMHLLIRKFTMLTVTVTLFAVLCMVQCLLILNVAAGESVVIVEALTEVLVAFYYTGTVICSVYVLELFPTGLRATAMGWTFAFGRLGGVCAVLSLVLKNIGRVKLALVAAEFFLFVSLLMLRSLPPATTVECTKMASRRTSVQTVLNIERMKNTLEHGRAALSAAASSRKGKNSSESTKTASTSRSSRSRRVKAKK, from the coding sequence ATGACCTTTCTCGTCACACCCATTGCGACGACGAAGGAATTGCTGATAAGCGAGTCCTTTGACTGTTACGACGCGTTCGGTCACGGCACCTTCCAGAAGCGGCTAATGCTCATCTGCGTTCTCGGCGCTTTTCTGGCGAACAGCCACGCCTTGGCGTTCCCGCTGATTTCGAGAGGAGTGGGCTACAGATGCAAGCAGCCGTTGCCGTACTCCAACGTTTCGGCAGCCGCCTCCGAAGAGTTAGCAGAGCAGCTGGGCCGATGCCTCGTCTACGAGGACCCAGCGGAACCCAACAACTCGCGGACGGTGGCGTGCCAAGAGTGGCAGTACGACGACGAGCAGGCGAGGACGACCGTCGTGAGTGCGTGGAACCTGGTGTGCCAAAGAAAGCTACTCGTCGCCGGCATGTCGGTGGTTCAAAATGCGGGTTCCGCAATGTTTGTCCTGGTGGCTGGATACGTGGCGGACAGAATCGGCCGAGCGCCCGTCCTCGTAGCTGCGGCTCTGGTGCTCATGGTCTCCGCGCCCGCCGGCTGCTTTTCCAGCGACTACACGACGCACGCGGTTCTCAAGTTCTTTAGCGCGGGAAGCTCTGTCTTGACCCTGATCTTCTCGGCCATCTCCCTCTTCGAAGTGACAACCCACGACAACAGACCACTGCACATAGCTGTCTGCAGCACGCTCGGTCTGTTGGCCTGCGACGCCTGGTACTTCTTCATGCTGCAGTGGAGCCTCAGGTGGGAGATTGAACTGGCCGTCTTCATCCTGCCGGCCACGATACTGCTGCCGGCCTACCTCACGGTCCACGAGTCCCCGCGCTGGCTGATTGCTAGGGGTCAGTACGAGAGAGCGGAAGGTGTCATACTGGCCGCGGCTGATGCGAATCACTTTCCCCTGCCGCGCGCCGCCTGCCTACTGGACAGGCTGAGGGCGGATATGAACCGCAGCGCGAATCGCAGGGCGACCATCGTCGAAGCGCTTCTCAGCGGCTTCTCCATCCGGCGGCGCGCCCTCATCATGTGTGGCTGCTTCTTTTCCAACACGTTCGCGTTGTACGTCGCCGTCTACACCAAGGAACAGCTGAGCATGCCTTGGCAGCCGTACAGCGCGTTCTTCTTTAACTTCACGGGTTACGCGATTATGCACCTGCTCATCAGGAAGTTCACCATGCTCACTGTCACCGTCACCCTGTTCGCGGTGCTCTGCATGGTCCAGTGCCTGCTGATCCTGAACGTCGCCGCCGGCGAATCGGTCGTCATCGTCGAGGCGCTGACCGAGGTGCTTGTTGCCTTCTACTACACCGGCACCGTCATCTGCTCCGTCTACGTCCTTGAACTCTTCCCGACGGGCTTGCGCGCCACTGCCATGGGCTGGACGTTCGCCTTCGGCCGCCTCGGAGGGGTTTGCGCCGTCCTCTCCCTTGTGCTTAAGAACATCGGCCGCGTGAAGTTGGCGCTCGTCGCGGCGGAATTCTTCCTGTTCGTGTCGCTGTTGATGCTGCGCAGTCTCCCGCCCGCCACCACGGTCGAGTGCACCAAGATGGCGTCCAGGCGCACGTCGGTACAGACCGTGCTCAACATCGAGCGCATGAAGAACACCCTCGAACATGGCCGGGCAGCTCTTTCTGCTGCCGCGAGCAGCAGAAAGGGCAAGAACAGCTCCGAGAGCACCAAGACGGCATCCACCTCGCGCAGCAGCCGCTCTCGCCGCGTGAAAGCCAAGAAATAA